Proteins from one Candidatus Desulfovibrio trichonymphae genomic window:
- a CDS encoding aspartate ammonia-lyase, translating to MSRKEKDSLGERELPDNAYYGVQTLRGKENFHITGITVSHEKALIKAFGFVKKAAARANMECGSLENPVADAVMKACDKLIAGEYADQFVTDLIQGGAGTSINMNANEVIANVALEILGKPKGEYSTVSPNDHVNCSQSTNDAYPTAFRLALIMRLREFAEALKALQEAFAAKGKEFSRVLKMGRTHLQDAVPMSLGSEFNGFATTIGEEIERVMESRNLLREINLGATAIGTRVNTPSNYPDLVTKYLSEFSGIDFVLASDLIEATSDTGAYVQLSGVLKRTAVKMTKICNDLRMLASGPRCGLNEILLPQLQPGSSIMPGKVNPVIPEVVNQTCFLVIGLDTTVTLAASAGQLQLNVMEPVIGFSLFTSIGTLQNAIRSLTLNCVAGIKANAERTKDYVMNSVGIVTQLSPILGYKQCAEIAREAFLENKSVHDIAVKGKKLITQDKWDEVFSFENLINPQYINGKGV from the coding sequence ATGAGTCGTAAAGAAAAAGATTCTTTGGGTGAAAGAGAGTTGCCGGATAACGCGTATTATGGGGTGCAGACACTGCGCGGCAAAGAAAATTTTCACATTACAGGCATTACTGTTTCGCATGAAAAGGCCTTGATAAAAGCCTTCGGCTTTGTAAAAAAAGCCGCTGCCAGGGCCAATATGGAATGCGGTTCTTTGGAGAATCCTGTCGCCGATGCCGTCATGAAGGCTTGCGACAAACTGATTGCCGGTGAATATGCGGATCAGTTTGTTACAGACCTCATCCAGGGAGGGGCCGGCACTTCCATCAATATGAACGCCAATGAGGTTATCGCGAATGTCGCTCTGGAAATTTTGGGTAAACCCAAAGGGGAATACTCAACTGTCAGTCCCAACGACCATGTGAACTGCTCGCAGTCCACCAATGACGCTTATCCGACAGCTTTTCGCCTTGCCCTGATTATGCGGTTGAGAGAATTTGCCGAGGCACTGAAAGCCCTGCAGGAAGCCTTCGCCGCCAAAGGCAAGGAATTTTCCCGTGTGTTGAAAATGGGCCGCACCCATTTGCAGGATGCTGTGCCCATGTCTCTTGGCTCGGAGTTCAATGGCTTTGCAACAACCATCGGTGAAGAAATTGAAAGAGTCATGGAATCACGCAATCTGTTGCGTGAAATCAACCTCGGCGCGACAGCCATCGGCACCCGTGTCAATACGCCGTCCAATTATCCTGACCTGGTAACCAAATACCTCTCTGAATTCAGCGGTATTGACTTTGTCCTTGCCAGCGACCTCATTGAAGCCACATCCGATACCGGTGCCTATGTGCAACTTTCCGGTGTTTTGAAACGCACGGCTGTTAAAATGACAAAAATCTGCAATGACTTGCGTATGCTGGCTTCCGGCCCGCGCTGCGGACTGAATGAAATTCTTTTGCCGCAGCTCCAGCCGGGGTCTTCCATTATGCCCGGCAAGGTCAACCCTGTTATCCCTGAAGTGGTCAACCAGACCTGTTTTCTGGTTATCGGGCTGGATACAACGGTAACGCTTGCCGCTTCCGCCGGTCAGTTGCAACTGAATGTCATGGAGCCGGTGATTGGTTTTTCCTTGTTTACGTCCATCGGCACTCTGCAAAACGCCATCCGCAGTTTGACGCTGAACTGTGTGGCCGGCATTAAGGCCAACGCGGAACGCACAAAAGACTATGTCATGAATTCTGTGGGAATTGTTACCCAGCTCTCTCCGATTCTGGGCTATAAACAATGTGCGGAGATTGCCCGCGAGGCTTTCCTGGAGAATAAATCCGTACATGACATCGCTGTCAAGGGAAAGAAGCTGATTACGCAGGACAAGTGGGATGAAGTGTTTTCTTTTGAGAATTTAATCAACCCCCAATACATCAACGGGAAAGGTGTATGA
- a CDS encoding anaerobic C4-dicarboxylate transporter, translating into MMIVLELLIVLGAIYLGARLGSIGIGFAGGFGVLLLALVGVKPGGMPIDVILIIMSVISAIAAMQVAGGMDLLVAATEKLLRKHPKYITYFAPLVTFFMTVMAGTGHTAFSTLPVIAEVAKEQGIRPSRPLSIAVVASQVAITASPISAAVVFFSGVMEPLGVDYLQVLLICIPTTLLAVILTSFVTNFLGEEMKDDPVYQARLEAGLVKLRGTQKIEILPHALRSVCIFAVAIVMVMLYATLISDKVGFIAKENIILSRDNAIIVFMMTAATSIALLCKIGATKVLNAPTFKSGMSACICVLGVAWLGTTFVAAHEAEIKALAGGVLQTMPWLLSVTLFFAAMLLYSQASTAKALMPMAIALGASPVTLVASFAAVSALFILPTYPTLLAAVEMDDTGSTRIGKYVFNHPFIIPGILTIFLSVVFGFAFGGIIL; encoded by the coding sequence ATGATGATTGTACTGGAACTTCTGATAGTACTTGGAGCAATCTACCTGGGTGCCCGCCTGGGCAGTATCGGAATCGGTTTTGCAGGCGGCTTCGGCGTACTGCTGCTGGCCTTGGTGGGCGTCAAACCCGGCGGCATGCCCATTGACGTGATACTGATTATCATGTCGGTAATCTCGGCTATTGCGGCCATGCAGGTAGCCGGGGGAATGGATCTGCTTGTGGCGGCCACCGAGAAGCTGTTGCGGAAACATCCAAAGTATATAACCTATTTTGCGCCTCTGGTGACCTTTTTTATGACGGTCATGGCAGGCACCGGGCACACTGCCTTCTCGACGCTTCCGGTTATCGCTGAAGTGGCCAAAGAGCAGGGTATTCGGCCTTCACGCCCACTCTCCATTGCCGTTGTGGCCTCGCAGGTCGCCATCACCGCATCCCCCATCTCCGCAGCGGTGGTGTTCTTTTCCGGTGTCATGGAGCCGCTCGGCGTTGATTATCTCCAGGTTCTGCTCATTTGTATTCCCACAACGCTGCTGGCCGTTATCCTGACATCTTTCGTCACCAACTTTCTGGGCGAGGAGATGAAGGACGACCCCGTTTATCAGGCGCGCCTGGAGGCGGGTCTGGTGAAACTCCGCGGTACGCAAAAGATTGAAATTCTGCCTCATGCTCTTCGTTCTGTTTGCATATTTGCTGTCGCCATCGTTATGGTCATGCTCTACGCAACCCTCATCAGCGACAAGGTCGGTTTCATTGCCAAGGAGAACATCATTCTCTCCCGCGATAACGCCATTATTGTCTTTATGATGACTGCGGCTACCTCCATTGCTTTGTTGTGCAAGATAGGCGCCACCAAGGTGTTGAATGCGCCCACGTTCAAGTCCGGCATGAGCGCCTGCATTTGCGTTTTGGGTGTCGCTTGGCTGGGCACTACGTTTGTTGCCGCGCACGAAGCCGAAATCAAGGCTCTGGCCGGCGGCGTGCTGCAAACCATGCCATGGCTGCTGTCTGTCACGCTCTTCTTCGCTGCCATGCTGCTCTATTCTCAGGCGTCCACAGCCAAGGCGCTGATGCCTATGGCCATTGCCCTCGGCGCAAGCCCCGTGACCTTGGTGGCTTCCTTTGCCGCTGTGTCGGCCCTGTTCATTCTACCCACATACCCCACACTGCTCGCGGCTGTGGAAATGGATGACACCGGTTCTACCCGCATCGGCAAGTATGTGTTCAACCATCCTTTCATTATACCGGGAATATTGACTATTTTCTTGTCAGTTGTTTTTGGGTTTGCTTTTGGCGGCATTATTCTTTAA
- the priA gene encoding replication restart helicase PriA, whose protein sequence is MHVDVALLSPPYSELCYEMPPEFPVEFWRFGLRAAVPLGRGALRAAVILALRHESELPEGITCKPICWPLEADPLLPPDLLSLVQDMALRQGVSVGCILGHVLPKGLRSARMRLRRLGAGGAESLPLRRIQDAAPAERAEFAREMCAGNARILAPGADAASEEYCFLRADPPWSVRPSAARQLEVLEYLHEHGAVSRRRLLQRFGRYASSPLQALVAAGHLAFMREEAGETEEAILLPPPSPLTLNADQAAVLVDLRAALALERPSSRLLFGVTGSGKTAVYLELAKACLDCGKSVMLLAPEVALAHKLRRDASCALPDASLFFYHGYQSPARREAVFRSLAGRDKPCLVVGTRSALFLPVPRLGCIVLDEEHDASFKQDEILSYQAKELAWYRMRHKRGLLLLGSATPDMKTWHAAQNGNLPVLRLSRRVGNRPLPPVDMVDIQHAHMFAAAGGLLAPESETALRETLARGEQAVVLLNRRGYAPLMYCLDCGKTLRCPQCEIGLAYHKGREKLICHYCGYALPFPSPCRHCKGMNYLPLGEGTERLAERLGTLAGRPVLRLDRDSTRRPGQMEGILAAFARQEASILVGTQMLSKGHHFPQVTLVVAADGDLGLNLPDYRAAERTFQLLVQSAGRAGRGEKPGRVLIQTRDVRHYCWQYVRTGDYEGFYQEELERRRLRSYPPFVRLALIRISFAVDDKNGLCALGGLAAVLRGRAQALGVRMLGPAPAPLSVLRGQRRYQCLLKAEDWPSLRHVFLFAQAQKKNAALRLFLDLDPVNML, encoded by the coding sequence ATGCATGTTGACGTCGCCTTGTTGAGCCCTCCATACAGTGAGTTGTGCTATGAAATGCCGCCGGAATTCCCTGTGGAATTTTGGCGATTCGGCCTGCGGGCGGCGGTGCCGCTTGGCCGGGGAGCGCTCAGGGCCGCTGTGATTCTCGCGCTGCGGCATGAATCCGAACTGCCTGAAGGCATAACCTGCAAGCCCATTTGCTGGCCGCTGGAGGCCGACCCCCTGTTGCCGCCTGACCTGTTGTCGCTGGTGCAGGACATGGCGTTGCGCCAGGGCGTGTCTGTCGGCTGTATTTTGGGGCACGTTTTGCCGAAAGGCCTGCGTTCAGCGAGAATGCGTCTTCGTCGTCTCGGCGCGGGAGGAGCGGAGTCGCTGCCCTTGCGCCGCATTCAGGACGCCGCCCCGGCAGAACGCGCGGAATTTGCGCGGGAAATGTGTGCGGGCAATGCCCGCATTCTGGCGCCAGGCGCGGACGCGGCGAGCGAGGAATATTGTTTTTTGCGCGCAGACCCTCCTTGGTCGGTCAGACCATCGGCCGCACGTCAGCTTGAGGTGCTCGAATATCTGCACGAACATGGAGCCGTGAGCCGCCGCCGTTTGCTGCAACGGTTCGGCAGATATGCCTCATCCCCGTTGCAGGCGCTTGTTGCGGCCGGGCATCTGGCGTTCATGCGCGAAGAAGCAGGAGAAACGGAAGAAGCGATTCTGCTGCCACCGCCGTCCCCTCTCACGCTCAATGCAGATCAGGCCGCAGTGCTTGTGGACCTGCGCGCTGCCCTTGCTCTCGAACGGCCTTCTTCCCGCCTGCTCTTCGGGGTTACGGGCAGCGGCAAGACAGCTGTGTATCTGGAGCTTGCCAAAGCATGCCTTGATTGCGGCAAAAGCGTTATGCTGCTCGCGCCGGAAGTGGCTCTGGCCCACAAGCTGCGCCGTGACGCATCTTGCGCTCTGCCCGACGCGTCTCTCTTTTTTTATCACGGGTATCAGTCTCCGGCACGGCGTGAAGCCGTTTTCCGCTCCCTGGCCGGCAGGGACAAGCCCTGTCTTGTTGTGGGAACACGCTCGGCATTGTTTCTTCCAGTGCCGCGTCTCGGCTGCATTGTGCTTGATGAGGAACATGACGCATCCTTCAAGCAGGATGAAATTCTGTCGTACCAGGCCAAGGAACTGGCCTGGTACAGAATGCGCCACAAGCGCGGTCTGTTGCTGCTCGGATCTGCCACCCCCGACATGAAAACGTGGCATGCGGCGCAAAACGGCAACTTGCCCGTGCTGCGGCTGTCGCGCCGTGTGGGGAACCGGCCTTTGCCTCCGGTGGACATGGTGGACATACAGCATGCGCACATGTTTGCCGCAGCCGGAGGGCTTCTTGCTCCGGAAAGTGAGACGGCACTGCGTGAAACACTGGCGAGGGGTGAACAGGCCGTTGTTTTGCTCAATCGGCGCGGGTACGCTCCGCTTATGTACTGTCTTGATTGCGGCAAAACCCTGCGCTGCCCGCAGTGTGAAATCGGTCTTGCCTACCACAAGGGGCGCGAAAAGCTGATTTGCCACTATTGCGGCTACGCGCTGCCTTTTCCGTCGCCCTGCCGGCATTGCAAGGGCATGAACTACCTGCCTCTTGGCGAAGGCACAGAGCGTCTGGCGGAGCGGCTCGGCACGCTCGCGGGAAGGCCCGTTCTGCGTCTGGACAGGGACAGCACGCGCCGCCCCGGACAGATGGAGGGAATTCTGGCAGCATTTGCGCGGCAGGAGGCCTCTATATTGGTGGGTACACAAATGCTCTCAAAAGGGCATCATTTCCCTCAGGTGACGCTTGTCGTGGCTGCTGACGGAGACCTGGGACTTAATTTGCCGGACTACCGCGCGGCAGAGCGCACGTTTCAGCTGCTGGTGCAGTCCGCAGGCCGTGCAGGGCGCGGCGAAAAACCGGGCCGCGTCCTGATTCAGACGCGGGATGTGCGTCACTATTGTTGGCAATACGTGCGCACCGGCGATTATGAAGGCTTTTATCAAGAAGAGCTGGAACGTCGCCGTCTGCGGAGCTATCCGCCTTTTGTGCGCCTCGCTCTCATACGCATATCCTTTGCCGTTGACGACAAAAACGGGCTTTGCGCCCTTGGCGGTCTTGCAGCCGTTTTGCGCGGGCGGGCGCAGGCCCTCGGCGTTCGCATGCTTGGCCCGGCGCCGGCACCTTTATCCGTTTTGCGCGGGCAGCGTCGCTACCAGTGCTTGCTTAAGGCCGAGGATTGGCCTTCGCTTCGACATGTCTTTTTATTCGCGCAGGCGCAGAAAAAAAACGCCGCCTTGCGTCTTTTTCTTGATCTTGACCCCGTTAACATGCTGTAG